One segment of Akkermansiaceae bacterium DNA contains the following:
- a CDS encoding SUMF1/EgtB/PvdO family nonheme iron enzyme, with translation MKTWIGLVGAGLMVAPVTQAEVTFDWADVGDANNAADNSTGGLYGSVDHNYRISKYEVTIGQYAEFLNAVAATDSYGLYHTNMGTNLNIAGISRSGSSGSYSYSVIGSANRPITYVSWFDAARFVNWVENGQGSGSTETGVYALAGATSGTGFTASGSASHWIPTEDEWYKAAYYDPTIGAGDDGDNYHLYATQSSTVPGNDVGGTANQANYKFYNGSGYEYSVTQSTTYDSNQNYLTDVGSFTGSESYYGTFDQNGNVWEWNDAVIGSSRGLRGGSWRSAEGALRSSFRYNLGPSNGSSLIGFRIAGVASVPEPTSIFLLGIGSLSMLLHRKRG, from the coding sequence ACGCGAATAATGCGGCGGACAACTCGACGGGCGGTCTCTACGGCTCGGTGGATCACAATTACCGGATCTCGAAGTATGAGGTGACCATTGGCCAGTATGCGGAGTTTCTGAATGCCGTGGCGGCGACGGATAGCTATGGTCTCTACCATACCAACATGGGGACGAATCTGAACATCGCGGGCATCAGCCGCAGTGGGTCTTCCGGTTCCTACAGCTACTCGGTGATTGGTTCGGCGAACCGGCCGATCACGTATGTGAGCTGGTTTGATGCGGCGCGCTTTGTCAACTGGGTGGAGAACGGCCAGGGATCGGGCAGCACGGAGACGGGGGTGTATGCGCTTGCTGGAGCTACCAGTGGCACAGGGTTCACTGCGAGTGGCAGTGCGAGCCACTGGATCCCAACGGAGGACGAGTGGTATAAGGCGGCGTATTATGATCCGACCATTGGTGCTGGCGATGACGGGGATAATTACCATCTGTATGCGACTCAGAGCAGCACGGTGCCCGGCAATGATGTGGGAGGCACAGCGAATCAGGCGAACTACAAATTTTACAACGGATCTGGATATGAATATTCGGTGACGCAGAGCACGACTTACGATAGTAATCAGAACTATCTAACGGATGTGGGTTCGTTCACGGGTTCTGAGAGCTATTACGGCACTTTTGACCAGAATGGCAACGTCTGGGAGTGGAATGATGCGGTGATCGGCTCGTCGCGTGGGCTGCGCGGGGGTTCTTGGCGCAGCGCCGAGGGCGCCCTGCGCTCGTCGTTCCGCTACAACCTCGGGCCGAGCAACGGGAGCTCCCTCATAGGTTTTCGTATTGCTGGAGTCGCCAGCGTCCCTGAACCGACGTCGATATTTTTATTGGGTATAGGAAGTCTTTCAATGTTACTGCACCGTAAGCGTGGCTAG